The proteins below are encoded in one region of Lactuca sativa cultivar Salinas chromosome 3, Lsat_Salinas_v11, whole genome shotgun sequence:
- the LOC111885296 gene encoding replication protein A 70 kDa DNA-binding subunit C-like — MASTLKAAVRAAKNVETQLKGRGLERTEVGEKRKFDGSSRSKKKSKSSKFGSRGGGGEVKWCEKCKKKHHGKCDWEVTCFKCGKPGHYTKECTFNKKVCYRCNEEGHILRDRPKKKEAARPNVPPKPKARAFQMTLEAAKDAADVASAFPIQILYNALVVNFAIPISDYIRNIVIDLNRNEFHEELLPIELNGFDIVLGMDWPGTNDAEILCKKK; from the exons ATGGCAAGCACATTGAAGGCGGCCGTTagagcagccaagaatgttgaaacCCAGTTAAAAGGAAGGGGTCTGGAGAGaactgaggttggtgagaagaggaagttcgatggatctTCGAGATCCAAGAAGAAAAGTAAATCTTCGAagtttggttcgagaggaggaggaggcgaaGTGAAATGGTGCGAAAAGTGCAAAAAGAAGCACCATGGGAAATGTGACTGGGAGGTCACTTGTTTTAagtgtggaaagcctgggcactatacCAAAGAGTGCACCTTCAACAAGAAAGTTTGTTATAggtgtaatgaggaagggcacatcTTGAGGGACagaccgaagaagaaggaggcagcaaggcCTAATGTTCCACCGAAGCCAAAAGCCAGAGCtttccagatgacactcgaagctgcaAAGGATGCAGcggacgtcgcttcag CATTTCCTATACAAATACTTTATAATGCTCTAGTTGTAAATTTTGCCATACCTATTAGCGATTACATTAGAAATATCGTCATCGACTTGAACAGAAacgaattccatgaggagctgttACCTATTGAGctgaatggtttcgacatcgtactgggaatggattggcctGGTACCAATGATGCAGAGATACTGTGCAAAAAAAAGTAG